In the Lysinibacillus sp. PLM2 genome, one interval contains:
- the glmU gene encoding bifunctional protein GlmU produces MTNIFAVVLAAGQGTRMKSKLYKVLHPVCGKPMVEHVIDNIQNLDVNRIVTIVGHGAEKVKETLGEKSEYVLQAEQLGTAHAVQQAESILADLEGTTLVVCGDTPLIREETLKALVEFHQKQNAKATILTAVAENPYGYGRIIRNEKGQVSQIVEQKDATEEQQLEKEINTGTYCFDNKALFESLKLVKNENAQGEYYLPDVIEILKSKGEIVSAYTTDDFDEILGVNDRVALSQAEEIMRARINEKHMRNGVTIINPFTTHISIDAVIGSDTVIKPGVVIEGNTIIGEDCIIGPNSQITNSQIGNRTSVQNSVVISSIVGEDTTIGPFAHLRPESQLGNHVKIGNFVEVKKSTLGNDTKVSHLSYIGDAEVGNDVNIGCGSITVNYDGKNKHKTIIEDRVFVGCNSNLVAPVKIGEGSFIAAGSTVTKEVPKDALAIARARQENKLDYAKKLK; encoded by the coding sequence ATGACGAACATTTTTGCAGTAGTATTGGCTGCAGGTCAAGGAACGCGCATGAAGTCCAAATTATATAAAGTGCTCCATCCTGTTTGTGGGAAGCCAATGGTTGAGCATGTAATCGATAACATACAAAATTTAGATGTAAATCGAATTGTTACAATAGTTGGACACGGGGCTGAAAAGGTTAAGGAAACCTTAGGAGAAAAAAGTGAATATGTACTTCAGGCTGAGCAATTAGGAACAGCTCATGCAGTACAGCAAGCCGAATCGATTTTAGCAGATTTAGAAGGAACAACTTTAGTGGTTTGTGGAGATACACCTTTAATTCGAGAGGAAACACTTAAAGCTTTGGTTGAATTCCATCAAAAACAAAATGCGAAAGCAACGATATTAACAGCTGTTGCGGAGAATCCATATGGTTATGGCCGCATTATTCGAAACGAAAAAGGTCAAGTTTCACAAATTGTTGAACAAAAAGATGCTACAGAAGAGCAACAGCTTGAAAAAGAAATAAATACTGGCACTTATTGTTTTGATAATAAAGCATTATTTGAATCTTTAAAGCTAGTAAAAAATGAAAATGCACAAGGTGAGTATTACTTACCAGATGTTATTGAAATCTTAAAATCAAAAGGCGAAATCGTCTCAGCCTATACAACTGATGATTTTGACGAAATTCTAGGCGTTAATGATCGAGTAGCTTTATCACAGGCTGAAGAGATTATGCGCGCGCGAATTAACGAAAAACATATGCGAAATGGTGTTACAATCATTAATCCGTTCACTACACACATTAGTATAGATGCGGTCATTGGAAGTGACACGGTTATTAAACCGGGTGTTGTAATCGAAGGCAATACAATTATTGGTGAGGATTGTATTATTGGTCCAAATAGTCAAATTACCAATAGCCAAATTGGAAACCGTACATCTGTTCAAAATTCCGTTGTAATAAGTAGCATTGTTGGCGAAGATACTACAATTGGGCCGTTTGCTCATTTAAGACCTGAATCACAACTAGGTAACCATGTTAAAATTGGTAATTTTGTGGAAGTAAAGAAAAGTACGCTGGGTAATGATACAAAGGTTTCTCATTTAAGTTATATTGGTGATGCTGAAGTGGGCAACGATGTAAACATTGGTTGCGGTTCAATCACCGTAAATTACGATGGGAAAAATAAACATAAAACGATTATTGAAGATCGAGTATTTGTTGGATGTAATTCAAATTTAGTTGCTCCAGTGAAGATAGGTGAGGGTTCTTTTATCGCTGCAGGATCAACTGTTACGAAGGAAGTACCTAAAGATGCCCTTGCTATTGCTCGTGCAAGGCAAGAAAACAAACTAGATTATGCGAAAAAATTGAAATAA
- the prs gene encoding ribose-phosphate pyrophosphokinase → MPYQYANSSLKIFSLNSNYPLAQEIAELMGVELGKSSVKHFSDGEVQISIEESIRGCDVFIVQSTSAPVNEHLMELLIMVDAVKRASARTVNVVIPYYGYARQDRKAKAREPITAKLVANLLETAGATRVIVLDLHAPQIQGFFDILIDHLMAVPLLSDYFLSKNYSPEELVVVSPDHGGVTRARKMAERLKAPIAIIDKRRPKPNVAEVMNIVGNIEGKVCILIDDIIDTAGTITLGANALKENGAKEVYACCSHPVLSGPAIERIENSPIKELIVTNTIQLPDEKRSPKVKQLSVANLMAEAISRVYENKSVSTLFD, encoded by the coding sequence ATGCCGTATCAATATGCAAACTCATCATTAAAAATCTTTTCACTTAACTCAAACTATCCATTAGCACAAGAAATTGCCGAATTAATGGGTGTGGAACTAGGGAAATCATCGGTAAAACATTTTAGCGATGGAGAAGTCCAAATTAGCATTGAAGAAAGTATTCGTGGATGCGACGTATTTATTGTTCAATCAACTTCAGCTCCAGTAAATGAACATTTGATGGAATTATTAATTATGGTTGATGCTGTGAAACGTGCTTCTGCTCGTACTGTAAATGTTGTAATTCCTTATTATGGGTACGCACGTCAAGATCGTAAGGCAAAAGCTCGTGAGCCAATTACAGCTAAATTAGTTGCTAATTTATTAGAGACTGCTGGAGCAACACGAGTAATCGTTCTTGATTTGCATGCGCCGCAAATTCAAGGGTTCTTCGATATTTTAATAGACCATTTAATGGCAGTTCCATTACTTTCAGATTATTTCTTATCAAAAAACTATTCTCCGGAAGAATTAGTTGTCGTATCGCCTGACCATGGTGGTGTAACACGGGCTCGTAAAATGGCAGAGAGATTAAAAGCTCCGATCGCTATTATCGATAAACGTCGTCCAAAACCAAACGTGGCAGAGGTTATGAATATCGTAGGGAATATTGAAGGGAAAGTTTGTATCCTAATTGATGATATTATTGATACTGCAGGTACAATTACGCTTGGTGCAAATGCACTAAAGGAAAATGGTGCTAAAGAAGTTTATGCATGCTGTTCACATCCTGTTTTATCAGGCCCTGCAATCGAACGTATTGAAAACTCGCCAATTAAAGAGTTAATCGTTACCAATACAATTCAATTGCCTGATGAAAAACGCTCTCCAAAAGTGAAACAATTATCTGTTGCAAACTTAATGGCAGAAGCAATTTCTCGCGTATACGAAAATAAATCAGTAAGTACATTATTTGATTAA
- the rplY gene encoding 50S ribosomal protein L25: MSIELQATRRNVGSRSSLTSLRSNGKLPAILYGYNTETMPIVLDYQETAKTVQKYGRTSVFEINVEGKKVNAILHEIQRCPIKGIVKHVDFLSINMEEKIEVEVPIVPTGEAEGVKEGGVLTQPIRELRIKVKASEIPEHVEIDVTSLGMGESISVRDLIDKVQYEILNADEDTLVTITPPVVASDDTAGQGDDDNQDIKATAAPESQA, from the coding sequence ATGAGTATTGAGTTACAGGCGACTAGAAGAAATGTTGGGTCAAGATCATCTTTGACGAGTTTAAGAAGTAATGGAAAGTTACCAGCTATATTATATGGTTACAATACTGAAACAATGCCAATTGTATTAGATTACCAAGAGACGGCAAAAACTGTTCAAAAGTATGGTAGAACAAGTGTATTTGAAATTAATGTTGAAGGTAAGAAAGTAAACGCAATTTTACACGAAATCCAAAGATGTCCGATTAAAGGAATCGTAAAGCATGTAGATTTTCTTTCAATCAACATGGAAGAAAAAATTGAAGTAGAAGTTCCAATAGTTCCTACAGGGGAAGCTGAAGGTGTTAAAGAGGGTGGAGTATTGACACAACCAATAAGAGAATTACGAATTAAAGTAAAGGCTTCTGAAATTCCTGAACATGTTGAGATAGATGTAACCTCTTTAGGAATGGGTGAGTCGATATCCGTTCGAGATTTAATTGATAAAGTTCAATACGAAATTTTAAACGCAGATGAAGATACATTAGTAACAATTACACCTCCAGTCGTCGCTTCTGATGATACAGCTGGTCAAGGCGATGATGATAATCAGGATATTAAAGCAACAGCTGCACCTGAATCTCAGGCTTAG
- the spoVC gene encoding peptidyl-tRNA hydrolase: MKLIVGLGNPGKQYEHTRHNIGFECIDALAEKWNAPLNQSKFNGLYATIHRPEGKVMLLKPLTYMNLSGECVRPIMDYFNIEIEDMIVIYDDLDLDVGKLRLRQKGSAGGHNGIKSLIHHLGTQEFNRIRVGISRPPAGMKVPDYVLAKFTKEEDPIIEEAVEKTVKAVEVSLSKKFLDVMSEFNS; encoded by the coding sequence ATGAAATTAATAGTAGGATTAGGGAATCCAGGGAAACAATATGAGCATACTCGTCATAATATAGGTTTTGAGTGTATAGATGCACTTGCAGAAAAATGGAATGCACCATTAAATCAATCAAAATTTAATGGTCTGTATGCAACGATTCATCGACCTGAGGGTAAAGTAATGTTACTAAAACCTCTAACGTATATGAATCTATCAGGAGAATGCGTACGGCCTATTATGGATTATTTCAATATAGAGATTGAAGATATGATTGTTATTTATGATGACCTAGACTTAGATGTTGGAAAATTGCGCTTAAGACAAAAAGGAAGCGCGGGAGGTCATAATGGGATAAAGTCATTAATTCATCATTTAGGAACTCAAGAATTTAATCGTATACGTGTAGGAATTAGTCGACCTCCTGCTGGAATGAAAGTACCCGATTACGTTCTTGCTAAATTTACAAAAGAAGAGGATCCAATTATCGAAGAGGCTGTAGAAAAAACAGTAAAAGCCGTTGAAGTGTCACTATCAAAAAAGTTTTTAGATGTGATGAGTGAGTTTAATTCATAG
- the mfd gene encoding transcription-repair-coupling factor codes for MDVLFQLFSQDKHINGLIQQINDKAYDSQLITGLTGTARPVFIQTLFKELKKPIYILSPNLLQAQKLVEDLTSLVGEELVHYYPAEEFIAADSTISSPELRAERIATLGHMVENHVGIYVIPIAGMRKMMTPKEQWKNSFLETAVGEEIEIEEWLSKLVSMGYTRNQMVTTPGEFALRGGILDVYPPYAASPIRIELFDTEVDSIREFSADDQRSIQKLNTVQILPATVLLLNSNQRIALAERLEKALASSLKKIKKQEIKETLYQNIHYDMELLRQDSIPNHITKYGSLLYENPTFLGDYFSDNGIVLFDELGRIQEVMDAWEKEEEGWFIELLEDGKIVHDVKPSFSFKEIIAMIHHQKIYFALFTRTFTGIKFSKTTNFSCKPMQQFHGQISLLQNEIERWRSERFTVLFVGDGEERLKKIQRTLEDYNIDSVIGTPKEEGIYLIDGSLSSGFELPLQRLAIVTDDELFKQQTKRKKSRPQKMSNAERIKSYTEIKAGDYVVHVHHGIGKYIGIETLEVNGTHKDYLHIRYRADDKLYVPVDQIDLIQKYVASEGKEPKLHKLGGAEWKKTKAKVSSAVKDIADDLIKLYAKREAEKGYAFSPDTDEQRSFEESFQYEETEDQLRTIIEVKRDMERERPMDRLVCGDVGYGKTEVAIRAAFKAIMDGKQVAFLVPTTILAQQHYESIQERFEEYAINVGLLSRFRTKKQQAETLKGLKEGTVDIVIGTHRVLSKDVVFHDLGLLIVDEEQRFGVTHKEKIKQLKTNVDVLTLTATPIPRTLHMSMVGVRDLSVIETPPQNRFPVQTYVMEFSGALVREAIEREMARGGQTFYLYNRVEDMSRKVEEIQMLVPEARVGYAHGKMTESQLESIILNFLDGEYDVLVTTTIIETGVDMPNVNTLIVHDADRMGLSQLYQLRGRVGRSNRIAYAYFMYQRDKVLTDVAEQRLQAIKEFTELGSGFKIAMRDLSIRGAGNLLGAQQHGFIDSVGFDLYSQMLEEAIQERRGEKQEEKAEVEIILHTDAYIPDTYIPDGYQKIQMYKRIKSMDRIDDYSEIMDELLDRFGNLPIETEKLLRIARMKVWAIEAGVTAIKEKQNIISIYLSEEGTAKVDGSKIVSDSMEFNRAVGFTMDGQKLIVSIDEKKCGKHVPFDVLEKMVETIAKSKKELVES; via the coding sequence ATGGACGTTTTATTTCAACTATTCTCACAAGATAAACATATAAATGGACTGATCCAGCAAATTAACGATAAAGCATATGACTCTCAATTAATTACAGGTCTCACTGGAACTGCGAGGCCAGTATTTATTCAGACTCTTTTTAAAGAGCTTAAAAAACCAATATATATACTCTCTCCTAATCTTCTCCAAGCTCAAAAACTAGTTGAGGATTTAACTTCACTAGTAGGCGAAGAATTAGTACATTATTACCCAGCGGAAGAATTTATAGCAGCAGATTCAACGATTTCCTCCCCTGAATTACGCGCAGAGCGTATTGCAACTTTAGGACATATGGTAGAAAATCATGTCGGCATCTATGTTATCCCTATTGCTGGTATGAGAAAAATGATGACACCAAAAGAGCAATGGAAAAATAGTTTTCTTGAAACAGCTGTTGGTGAAGAAATCGAAATTGAAGAATGGCTATCAAAGTTAGTTTCAATGGGCTATACAAGAAATCAAATGGTTACAACACCAGGTGAGTTTGCATTACGTGGGGGAATTTTAGATGTATATCCGCCCTATGCAGCCTCGCCTATTCGTATTGAGCTCTTTGATACGGAAGTAGACTCTATCCGAGAGTTTTCAGCTGATGACCAACGCTCTATTCAAAAGTTAAACACCGTTCAAATATTGCCGGCCACAGTTTTACTGCTAAATTCGAATCAACGTATTGCTCTAGCTGAAAGATTGGAAAAGGCACTGGCAAGTAGTTTGAAAAAAATTAAAAAGCAAGAAATAAAAGAAACGCTTTATCAAAATATTCATTACGATATGGAACTACTTCGTCAAGATAGTATTCCAAATCATATAACGAAGTATGGTTCACTCCTTTACGAGAATCCGACTTTTTTAGGTGATTATTTTTCTGATAATGGTATCGTTCTGTTTGATGAACTTGGACGAATCCAAGAGGTAATGGATGCTTGGGAAAAAGAAGAGGAAGGATGGTTTATTGAGCTATTAGAGGATGGGAAAATTGTTCATGATGTGAAGCCTTCTTTCTCATTCAAAGAAATCATTGCGATGATTCATCATCAGAAAATTTACTTTGCTCTTTTTACAAGAACTTTTACAGGCATTAAATTTTCAAAGACAACCAACTTCTCTTGTAAGCCAATGCAGCAATTCCACGGGCAAATTTCTCTTTTACAAAATGAAATCGAACGTTGGAGGTCGGAAAGGTTTACAGTTCTTTTTGTCGGTGATGGTGAAGAAAGGTTAAAGAAAATACAAAGAACATTAGAAGATTACAATATTGATAGTGTGATAGGGACTCCAAAGGAAGAAGGCATTTATTTAATAGATGGTTCACTATCTTCTGGGTTCGAACTACCTCTTCAGCGTCTTGCGATTGTGACAGATGATGAACTATTTAAGCAACAGACAAAAAGGAAAAAATCTCGTCCACAAAAAATGTCCAATGCTGAACGCATTAAAAGTTACACAGAAATTAAAGCTGGAGATTATGTCGTACATGTTCATCACGGAATCGGGAAATATATTGGTATTGAAACATTAGAAGTAAATGGAACACATAAAGATTATTTGCATATCCGTTATCGTGCTGACGATAAGCTCTATGTACCTGTAGATCAGATAGACTTAATCCAAAAGTATGTTGCTTCAGAAGGAAAGGAACCGAAGCTACATAAATTAGGCGGGGCGGAATGGAAGAAAACGAAAGCGAAAGTTTCTTCAGCTGTTAAGGATATTGCTGATGACTTAATCAAGCTTTATGCAAAAAGAGAAGCTGAAAAGGGATATGCATTTTCTCCAGATACTGATGAGCAACGTTCCTTTGAGGAATCCTTCCAGTACGAAGAAACGGAAGATCAATTACGTACAATCATTGAAGTTAAACGAGATATGGAAAGAGAACGTCCAATGGATCGATTGGTTTGTGGGGATGTTGGATATGGAAAAACCGAAGTTGCTATCCGTGCAGCTTTTAAAGCAATTATGGATGGAAAGCAGGTTGCTTTTCTTGTCCCAACAACAATATTAGCTCAGCAACATTACGAGTCTATTCAGGAGCGTTTTGAGGAGTATGCCATAAATGTAGGTCTTCTTAGTCGTTTTAGAACAAAAAAACAACAAGCTGAAACATTAAAAGGCTTAAAAGAAGGAACTGTAGATATAGTCATTGGAACACACCGTGTTTTATCAAAGGATGTTGTGTTCCACGATTTAGGATTATTGATTGTCGATGAAGAACAGCGATTTGGTGTAACCCATAAAGAAAAAATCAAACAATTGAAAACGAATGTGGATGTATTAACCCTGACGGCAACACCAATACCAAGAACATTGCATATGTCGATGGTAGGTGTTAGAGATTTGTCAGTAATCGAAACACCACCGCAAAATAGATTCCCAGTTCAAACTTATGTAATGGAATTTAGTGGAGCATTAGTTCGAGAAGCAATCGAACGCGAAATGGCTAGAGGTGGACAGACATTCTATTTATACAATCGAGTCGAGGACATGTCCCGTAAGGTAGAAGAAATTCAAATGTTGGTCCCTGAAGCGAGAGTAGGATATGCCCATGGGAAGATGACAGAATCTCAACTGGAATCGATCATCTTGAATTTTTTGGATGGGGAATATGATGTTCTGGTGACAACGACGATTATTGAAACTGGTGTCGATATGCCAAATGTAAATACGTTAATCGTTCATGATGCAGATCGGATGGGTCTCTCACAGCTTTACCAATTGCGCGGCCGTGTAGGTCGATCTAATCGTATTGCCTATGCCTATTTCATGTATCAACGAGATAAGGTTTTAACGGATGTAGCAGAACAACGATTACAAGCAATTAAAGAATTCACTGAGCTAGGCTCTGGTTTTAAAATCGCAATGCGAGATTTATCAATTCGTGGTGCAGGGAATTTATTGGGAGCTCAGCAACACGGCTTTATAGACTCTGTAGGCTTCGATTTATACTCTCAAATGCTAGAAGAGGCTATCCAAGAACGACGTGGTGAAAAGCAAGAGGAAAAAGCGGAAGTTGAAATTATTCTTCATACGGATGCATATATTCCTGATACTTATATTCCAGATGGATATCAAAAAATACAGATGTATAAACGAATCAAATCAATGGATCGGATTGATGACTATTCTGAAATAATGGATGAGCTGCTAGACCGATTTGGTAATCTACCGATAGAAACAGAAAAGCTATTACGAATTGCACGAATGAAAGTTTGGGCAATAGAAGCTGGTGTTACAGCAATTAAAGAAAAGCAAAATATAATTTCTATCTATTTATCAGAAGAGGGAACGGCAAAAGTGGATGGTAGTAAAATTGTATCTGACTCAATGGAATTTAATCGTGCTGTCGGTTTTACAATGGATGGTCAAAAATTAATCGTATCTATAGACGAAAAAAAATGTGGAAAACATGTCCCATTTGATGTCCTTGAAAAAATGGTTGAAACAATTGCAAAATCTAAAAAAGAATTAGTGGAAAGCTAA
- the spoVT gene encoding stage V sporulation protein T yields MKATGIVRRIDDLGRVVIPKEIRRTMRIREGDPLEIYTDREGEVILKKYSPINDLGEFAKEYVESLYETIGTPALISDRDEIIAVAGVSKKEYVNRRLSVFAEDFMKQRSVVLEKNEANIELVPGQFEQVKSYCVAPIISNGDTIGAVYLISKVHFLTEVEQKAAETAANFLAKQMEN; encoded by the coding sequence ATGAAAGCAACAGGAATAGTCAGACGTATTGATGATTTAGGTCGTGTTGTAATTCCAAAAGAAATTCGAAGAACAATGCGAATCCGTGAAGGGGATCCTTTAGAGATTTACACAGATAGAGAAGGCGAAGTTATCTTAAAAAAATATTCGCCTATCAATGATTTAGGTGAGTTTGCGAAAGAGTATGTAGAATCACTTTATGAAACAATTGGAACTCCTGCGTTGATTAGTGATCGAGATGAGATTATTGCGGTAGCTGGCGTCTCAAAGAAGGAATATGTGAATCGCCGATTATCTGTATTCGCTGAAGATTTTATGAAACAGCGTTCAGTTGTTTTAGAAAAAAACGAGGCAAATATAGAATTAGTTCCAGGCCAATTTGAACAGGTCAAATCTTATTGTGTTGCCCCAATCATATCCAACGGTGATACAATTGGTGCTGTTTACTTAATTTCAAAAGTGCATTTCTTAACGGAAGTGGAACAAAAGGCAGCCGAAACAGCTGCGAATTTCTTAGCAAAACAAATGGAAAATTAA
- a CDS encoding polysaccharide biosynthesis family protein, whose protein sequence is MPSNFGMRGYMRGALLLTIAAIVVKLLSAIYRIPFQNLVGDQGFYIYQQVYPFISFFVVWTSGGFAVAISKMLAEAELSNHSEQQKSFVSQTIFYYLTVLSVLFFAVLFFGANLLASFMGDIKLAQLIQTGSFVALFMPVLALMKGSFQSKGEMAPVAYAQVFEQFIRVFIILVGTVMIMKTTESLYSAGNIAVFGTVFGEIAGVILLFKFLEKKELFKKNKAIGQKRWPIIKEVTLLSISVSMSSLLVLCLQLIDSFTVYSLMIDLGIEESVAQATKGVYDRGQPLVQLGIVIASSLSLAIVPLVAHHSKKQDGRSALPFIQLTYRSALLFGVAASVGLVIVMPYVNTMLFETNALSEVLIMSVLQIIPLSIILTITAILQGMGKLKIPVLIMLGAIFLKAIGNIILVPTIDVMGAAVASNIGLYSCAILLIIYTRKLISNPLAKIDYYIKLFSASFAMIFVVLTGDRLLQTFSVFINSRMEAAIFGMALIFIGAFVFLTVVGKLRLLAEKEWFLIPFGKRMAMYQLWLNKRK, encoded by the coding sequence ATGCCCAGTAATTTTGGAATGAGAGGATATATGCGAGGGGCACTGCTTTTAACGATTGCAGCAATTGTCGTGAAACTTTTAAGTGCAATCTACCGTATTCCTTTCCAAAACTTAGTTGGTGATCAAGGGTTTTATATTTATCAACAAGTATATCCATTCATATCATTTTTCGTTGTTTGGACGTCTGGTGGTTTTGCAGTAGCCATTTCAAAAATGTTAGCAGAGGCTGAGTTAAGTAACCATTCGGAACAACAGAAAAGCTTTGTTTCACAAACGATCTTTTACTATTTAACGGTATTGTCAGTGCTGTTTTTTGCAGTACTATTTTTTGGAGCAAATTTACTAGCAAGTTTTATGGGAGATATAAAGCTTGCACAGTTGATTCAAACCGGTTCATTTGTTGCTTTATTTATGCCAGTGTTAGCTTTGATGAAAGGAAGCTTTCAATCAAAAGGCGAAATGGCACCTGTGGCATATGCTCAAGTGTTTGAACAGTTTATTCGCGTATTCATCATTTTAGTTGGTACTGTCATGATTATGAAAACAACAGAATCATTATATAGTGCAGGGAATATAGCGGTTTTTGGAACAGTATTTGGTGAAATAGCAGGAGTCATTTTACTATTTAAATTCCTTGAGAAAAAAGAATTGTTTAAAAAGAATAAGGCAATTGGGCAAAAAAGATGGCCTATTATTAAAGAAGTTACTTTGCTAAGTATTAGCGTAAGTATGAGTAGCTTGCTCGTACTTTGTTTACAGTTGATTGATTCGTTTACGGTATATTCGTTAATGATTGACTTAGGTATAGAGGAATCTGTTGCGCAAGCTACAAAAGGTGTTTATGATCGTGGCCAGCCCCTTGTTCAATTGGGTATTGTCATCGCATCTTCTTTATCATTAGCAATAGTGCCTCTTGTTGCGCATCATTCTAAAAAGCAAGATGGTAGGAGTGCCCTACCATTTATTCAACTTACATATCGGAGCGCGTTATTATTTGGAGTAGCCGCTTCGGTTGGTTTAGTCATCGTAATGCCTTATGTAAACACGATGTTATTTGAAACGAATGCACTATCAGAAGTTTTGATTATGAGTGTTTTGCAGATAATTCCTTTATCAATTATCCTGACGATTACGGCGATATTACAGGGTATGGGGAAATTAAAAATCCCTGTACTTATCATGCTCGGAGCAATTTTTCTAAAGGCTATCGGAAATATTATTCTTGTTCCCACGATCGATGTAATGGGGGCTGCAGTAGCGAGTAATATTGGATTATATAGCTGTGCCATTTTATTAATCATTTATACTCGCAAGTTAATTTCAAATCCATTGGCGAAAATAGATTATTACATAAAATTATTCAGTGCAAGCTTTGCAATGATATTTGTTGTACTTACTGGAGATAGACTATTACAAACATTTAGTGTATTTATTAACTCTAGGATGGAAGCAGCTATTTTCGGAATGGCATTAATCTTTATAGGAGCTTTTGTATTTTTGACGGTTGTCGGAAAACTTCGATTACTAGCAGAAAAAGAATGGTTTTTAATTCCCTTTGGTAAAAGAATGGCTATGTATCAATTATGGTTAAATAAAAGAAAGTAG
- a CDS encoding MazG family protein — MYQITILGLGAGDINQLQLGIYKKLKDSNTIYVRTMDHPVLRELKEEGFKFNSFDHIYEKHDTFQPVYQEIVETLIQEALKHPITYAVPGHPLVAEQTVQLLIAAEKEGKVRLSIEGGQSFLDPIFTSLKIDPIDGFQLVDGTTFSIHDVNMRSHLLIAQVYDSFSASEVKLTLMEKYRDDYPVTIVTAAGSSEEVLNTVPLYELDQEVEINNLTTIYVPPVTSDEEALKDWATFRKIVATLRGPNGCPWDKEQTHESLKKYLLEEAHEFLAAVDEEDDFGMVEELGDILLQVFLHAQIGEDNGYFNLEEVLASVSEKMIRRHPHVFGDISVNSSEEVVTNWDAIKQQEKGKQEGSILKGEYRASSSLQTSFNYQKKAAKVGFDWPNAEDVWAKFEEEWKEFREEIQNGSEKTRTDEFGDVLFTLVNIARFYKISPEEAMIHANKKFASRFKFIEQKVKESGKSFSDFTLEQLDKFWDAAKEVEKGN, encoded by the coding sequence TTGTATCAAATTACAATTTTAGGATTGGGTGCTGGGGATATCAATCAGCTACAGCTTGGCATATATAAAAAATTAAAAGATTCTAATACAATCTATGTTCGAACAATGGATCATCCCGTTCTCAGAGAATTAAAAGAGGAAGGGTTCAAATTTAATAGCTTTGATCATATATATGAAAAACATGATACCTTTCAACCTGTGTACCAGGAAATAGTTGAAACACTTATCCAGGAGGCTCTTAAACATCCTATTACTTATGCAGTACCAGGCCACCCTTTAGTGGCGGAACAAACAGTTCAGTTACTAATTGCTGCTGAAAAGGAAGGGAAAGTTCGACTGAGTATTGAAGGTGGGCAAAGCTTCCTAGATCCTATTTTTACATCTTTAAAAATCGATCCAATTGACGGGTTTCAGCTCGTAGATGGTACAACCTTCTCCATCCATGATGTGAATATGCGATCTCACTTACTAATAGCTCAGGTTTATGACTCTTTCAGCGCATCAGAGGTGAAGCTGACATTAATGGAAAAATATCGAGATGATTACCCAGTAACAATTGTGACAGCAGCTGGGTCCTCAGAAGAAGTTTTAAACACTGTGCCATTATATGAATTGGATCAGGAAGTAGAGATAAATAATTTAACAACAATCTATGTTCCACCTGTAACTAGCGATGAAGAAGCCCTTAAAGATTGGGCAACATTTAGAAAAATTGTAGCCACATTAAGAGGTCCAAATGGGTGTCCATGGGATAAAGAACAAACCCATGAAAGTTTAAAAAAATACTTATTAGAAGAAGCCCACGAATTTTTAGCAGCTGTTGATGAAGAAGATGATTTTGGAATGGTGGAGGAGTTAGGTGATATTCTCCTTCAAGTATTTTTACATGCACAAATTGGTGAAGATAATGGCTATTTTAACTTAGAGGAAGTATTAGCTTCGGTAAGCGAAAAGATGATTCGCCGTCATCCACATGTCTTTGGGGATATATCTGTTAATAGTTCGGAGGAAGTTGTCACGAATTGGGATGCTATTAAGCAACAGGAAAAAGGAAAACAAGAAGGATCTATCCTAAAGGGTGAATACAGAGCGAGCTCATCCTTACAAACAAGCTTTAACTATCAAAAGAAAGCTGCAAAAGTGGGATTTGATTGGCCTAATGCAGAAGATGTTTGGGCTAAATTTGAAGAGGAATGGAAAGAATTCCGAGAAGAAATTCAAAATGGATCAGAAAAAACAAGAACTGATGAATTCGGGGATGTATTATTTACGTTAGTAAATATTGCAAGATTCTATAAAATATCGCCAGAAGAAGCGATGATTCATGCTAATAAAAAATTTGCTAGTAGATTTAAGTTTATCGAACAAAAAGTAAAAGAAAGTGGTAAATCATTTTCCGATTTTACATTAGAGCAATTAGATAAATTTTGGGACGCAGCAAAAGAAGTAGAAAAGGGGAATTAG